In Halobaculum rubrum, the following are encoded in one genomic region:
- a CDS encoding ROK family protein: MAYYVGVDLGATNLRAVVGDDRADILSRAETATPRTSGIAITEAVLRVVREACAAVGVDPADATAAGIASIGPLDLAEGIIDGPANVPGIGQVPLVGPLSELLDTEEVYLHNDTIAGVIGERFHSDRNPDDMAYVTISSGLGAGVCVDGHVLSGWDGNAGEVGHMVVDPDGAMTCGCGRDGHWEAYCSGNNIPAYARHLAETTDDHLPTDLPLDDPGFSAVDVFEAHGSDPLADRVIDRVADWNVIGFTNLANAYAPLVVRVGGAVALNNPDLVLDPVRERLEETTFVNVPDVRLTDMGDDVVVKGALASAITGGTGERTT; the protein is encoded by the coding sequence ATGGCCTACTACGTGGGCGTGGATCTGGGGGCCACGAACCTCCGTGCCGTCGTCGGCGACGACCGGGCGGACATCCTTTCGCGTGCGGAGACCGCCACTCCACGAACCTCCGGCATCGCGATCACCGAGGCCGTGTTGCGCGTCGTCCGCGAGGCGTGCGCGGCGGTCGGCGTCGACCCCGCGGACGCGACGGCGGCGGGGATCGCCTCTATCGGCCCGCTGGACCTGGCCGAGGGCATCATCGACGGTCCGGCGAACGTCCCCGGGATCGGTCAGGTCCCGCTGGTCGGACCGCTCTCGGAGCTGCTCGACACCGAGGAGGTGTACCTCCACAACGACACGATCGCGGGCGTCATCGGCGAGCGCTTTCACAGCGACCGCAACCCCGACGACATGGCGTACGTCACCATCTCCTCGGGACTCGGCGCGGGGGTCTGCGTCGACGGCCACGTCCTCTCGGGGTGGGACGGCAACGCCGGCGAGGTCGGGCACATGGTCGTCGACCCCGACGGCGCGATGACCTGCGGGTGCGGTCGCGACGGGCACTGGGAGGCGTACTGCTCGGGCAACAACATCCCGGCGTACGCCCGACACCTCGCGGAGACGACCGACGACCACCTCCCCACGGACCTCCCGTTGGACGATCCCGGCTTCTCCGCGGTCGACGTGTTCGAAGCACACGGCTCGGACCCGCTCGCGGACCGCGTCATCGACCGCGTCGCGGACTGGAATGTGATCGGGTTCACCAACCTCGCGAACGCGTACGCCCCGCTTGTGGTTCGCGTCGGCGGCGCCGTCGCGCTCAACAACCCCGACCTCGTGCTCGATCCCGTCCGCGAGCGCTTGGAGGAGACGACCTTCGTCAACGTCCCCGACGTGCGACTCACGGATATGGGCGACGACGTGGTCGTCAAGGGTGCGCTCGCGTCCGCCATCACCGGCGGCACCGGCGAGCGCACGACGTAG
- a CDS encoding LVIVD repeat-containing protein — translation MRRRRVLRAAGAALGTGGISSSAGRSSPVALASAHSTTDSDGTGTAGDDSGDDSTDGAYAPLGSVEVAGTREAVVSADGRTAYLALGDGYATVDVSDPAEPTVLAERRDLLADRESGPFGQVNDVKLSGDRLVAVGPAHPGQESPHGVLAVDVSDPGKPDEVAFHRTEFPIHNCDLDGRYCYLTGNGEEGSPLVVVDVEDGSEVGRWSLFDADESWRDVSRALRPIHDVTVRDGVAAASYWDAGTYLLDVSDPSDPTLLGAVDPGDPAALRDPPPRAGTVPPGNHHVAVLAPGGDTLAVGRESWAVEYDGDLIGGPSGVDLYDVSDPGDPAHLSSIDPPPSPNPMFDGIWTTAHNLDLTDDTLYTSWYQGGVKRHDVSDPSDPVEETWWADPDAARVWGASLAVPGEFFIAPSMGTRAGAPAGLWTFPDRAGVGGDRSRLDGEGTETRQPPATGSPTTGSTGTETDTPGGTETTSTDSSAAAPGFGVAGAVAGVGVGASVAAALAGWRPTGFGDAGTAGGDGGRGDGDDPK, via the coding sequence ATGCGACGCCGTCGCGTCCTCCGCGCTGCCGGGGCGGCCCTCGGCACGGGTGGTATCTCCAGTTCAGCCGGTCGGTCCTCCCCCGTTGCTCTCGCGAGCGCACACTCCACGACCGACAGCGACGGCACCGGCACCGCCGGCGACGACTCCGGCGACGACTCGACCGACGGTGCGTACGCTCCGCTCGGCTCCGTCGAGGTGGCTGGGACCCGCGAGGCGGTCGTCTCGGCGGACGGTCGAACGGCGTACCTCGCGCTCGGCGACGGGTACGCGACGGTCGACGTCTCGGACCCGGCCGAGCCGACGGTGCTGGCGGAGCGGCGCGACCTCCTCGCCGACCGCGAGAGCGGGCCCTTCGGACAGGTCAACGACGTGAAGCTCTCGGGGGACCGCCTCGTCGCCGTCGGACCCGCGCACCCGGGTCAGGAGAGCCCACACGGCGTCCTCGCGGTCGACGTCTCCGATCCCGGGAAGCCCGACGAGGTGGCCTTTCACCGGACCGAGTTCCCGATCCACAACTGCGACCTCGACGGCCGGTACTGCTATCTGACGGGCAACGGGGAGGAGGGGTCCCCCCTCGTCGTCGTCGACGTCGAGGACGGCTCCGAGGTCGGCCGCTGGTCGCTGTTCGACGCCGACGAGTCCTGGCGCGACGTGTCGCGCGCGCTCCGGCCGATCCACGACGTGACCGTCCGCGACGGCGTCGCCGCCGCCTCGTACTGGGACGCCGGGACGTACCTGCTCGACGTGTCCGACCCCTCGGACCCGACCCTGCTGGGCGCTGTCGACCCCGGAGACCCGGCCGCGTTACGCGACCCGCCGCCGCGGGCGGGGACCGTACCGCCCGGCAACCACCACGTCGCCGTGCTCGCGCCCGGCGGCGACACCCTCGCGGTCGGGCGCGAGAGCTGGGCCGTCGAGTACGACGGCGATCTGATCGGCGGGCCCAGCGGCGTCGACTTGTACGACGTGTCCGACCCCGGCGACCCCGCTCACCTGTCGAGCATCGACCCGCCGCCGTCGCCGAACCCCATGTTCGACGGGATCTGGACGACCGCGCACAACCTCGACCTGACCGACGACACGCTGTACACCTCGTGGTACCAGGGCGGCGTGAAGCGCCACGACGTGTCCGACCCGAGCGACCCGGTCGAGGAGACGTGGTGGGCGGACCCGGACGCGGCCCGGGTTTGGGGAGCCTCCCTCGCGGTTCCCGGGGAGTTCTTCATCGCGCCGTCGATGGGGACGCGCGCCGGCGCCCCCGCGGGGCTGTGGACGTTCCCCGACCGCGCCGGCGTCGGCGGCGACCGCTCACGGCTGGACGGCGAGGGCACGGAGACGAGGCAGCCGCCGGCGACCGGGTCGCCGACGACGGGATCGACGGGAACGGAAACCGACACCCCAGGAGGGACCGAGACCACATCGACGGACTCCAGCGCGGCCGCCCCGGGGTTCGGCGTCGCGGGCGCGGTGGCGGGCGTGGGGGTCGGCGCGAGCGTCGCCGCGGCGCTCGCCGGGTGGCGACCGACCGGCTTCGGCGACGCCGGGACTGCCGGCGGTGACGGTGGCCGCGGCGACGGCGACGACCCGAAGTAA
- a CDS encoding WD40/YVTN/BNR-like repeat-containing protein, producing the protein MPTVYAAMRDSFRVVDLGSDTATARVADDLDGRALECVAVHPDAPDRVFVGTFESGLWRSANAGETFERVGAEPIEQDAVMATAVSPHDPDVIWAGTEPSRVYRSADGGETWTHCDGLVDLPSSDEWAFPPRPHTHHVRWIEPDPHDPDHLYVAVEAGALVTTRDAGETWTDRVADSRRDTHSMATHSDAPGRAWCAAGDGFAETADGGETWTHPQEGLDRTYCWSVAVDSGDPDRVLVSAARGAREAHSAERAETYVYRREGGDRWERLDDRGLPLGAGVTRPVLASGDPGEFYALSNRGLFRSDDAGGSWSAVGVDWAERIGDQTARGLVVLA; encoded by the coding sequence ATGCCCACCGTTTACGCCGCGATGCGTGACAGTTTCCGCGTCGTCGATCTCGGTTCCGATACGGCGACCGCACGCGTCGCCGACGACCTCGACGGCCGCGCGCTCGAATGCGTCGCCGTCCATCCCGACGCCCCCGATCGCGTGTTCGTCGGCACGTTCGAGTCGGGGTTGTGGCGCTCGGCGAACGCCGGCGAGACGTTCGAGCGTGTCGGCGCGGAGCCCATCGAGCAGGACGCGGTGATGGCGACGGCCGTGTCCCCGCACGACCCCGACGTGATCTGGGCGGGAACGGAGCCGTCCCGCGTCTATCGCTCGGCCGACGGCGGCGAGACATGGACCCACTGCGACGGCCTCGTCGATCTCCCCTCCAGCGACGAGTGGGCGTTCCCGCCGCGTCCGCACACCCACCACGTCCGGTGGATCGAACCGGATCCGCACGATCCCGATCACCTCTATGTCGCCGTCGAGGCGGGCGCGCTCGTGACCACCCGCGACGCGGGCGAGACGTGGACGGACCGCGTGGCGGACTCCCGACGCGACACCCACTCGATGGCGACCCACTCCGACGCTCCCGGCCGGGCGTGGTGTGCCGCGGGCGACGGCTTCGCCGAGACGGCCGACGGGGGCGAGACGTGGACGCACCCGCAGGAGGGACTCGACCGCACCTACTGTTGGAGCGTCGCCGTCGACTCGGGCGATCCGGACCGTGTGCTCGTCTCAGCAGCCCGCGGGGCACGCGAGGCACACTCCGCCGAGCGTGCGGAGACGTACGTCTATCGACGGGAGGGAGGCGACCGCTGGGAGCGGCTGGACGACCGAGGTCTCCCACTTGGAGCGGGCGTCACTCGGCCGGTGCTCGCCTCTGGCGACCCCGGCGAGTTCTACGCGCTGTCGAATCGCGGGCTGTTCCGGAGCGACGACGCGGGCGGGTCGTGGTCCGCGGTCGGCGTTGATTGGGCAGAACGGATCGGCGATCAGACGGCTCGCGGACTCGTCGTGCTCGCGTAA
- a CDS encoding DUF5611 family protein, with the protein MKQYKMRRGEHLEDRMPDLKAEIEERFGPVSGTEEWEGHELYVVEDPDNPVFERIVAGAASYSGKKDKLAVHFEERPAEDVIAEGNADAAADAVDAKNTFLLDSTGRDAKSRRDSMKRDVEDDAPDY; encoded by the coding sequence ATGAAGCAGTACAAGATGCGTCGCGGCGAACATCTCGAGGACCGAATGCCCGACCTGAAAGCGGAGATCGAGGAGCGGTTCGGACCCGTCTCCGGAACAGAGGAGTGGGAGGGACACGAACTGTACGTCGTCGAGGACCCCGACAACCCCGTGTTCGAGCGCATCGTCGCCGGCGCGGCGTCGTACTCGGGCAAGAAGGACAAACTCGCCGTCCACTTCGAGGAGCGCCCCGCGGAGGATGTCATCGCCGAGGGCAACGCCGACGCCGCCGCCGACGCGGTCGACGCGAAGAACACGTTCCTGCTCGACTCGACCGGCCGCGACGCCAAGTCGCGCCGCGACTCCATGAAGCGCGACGTCGAGGACGACGCGCCCGACTACTGA
- a CDS encoding universal stress protein: protein MSIETILLTVKRDDGDRLDYMTQEAIDLAAQIGADIVVAHVFESQSAVNEALSRLEGVDGTPTDVARRLGSVRRATKAIEAAGVEFGVEGVVGDPGEAIAGLAKRVGADRVFVGGRKRSPTGKAVFGSTAQQILLSAPCPVTFVREE, encoded by the coding sequence ATGAGCATCGAGACGATCCTGCTGACGGTGAAGCGCGATGACGGCGACCGGCTCGACTACATGACCCAGGAGGCGATCGATCTGGCCGCCCAGATCGGGGCGGACATCGTCGTCGCCCACGTGTTCGAGAGCCAGTCGGCCGTGAACGAGGCGCTCTCGCGGCTGGAGGGCGTCGACGGAACGCCGACGGACGTGGCTCGGCGGCTCGGGAGCGTTCGACGCGCGACGAAGGCGATCGAGGCCGCCGGCGTCGAGTTCGGGGTCGAGGGCGTCGTCGGCGACCCCGGCGAGGCGATCGCCGGCCTGGCGAAGCGGGTCGGCGCCGACCGCGTGTTCGTCGGCGGCCGCAAGCGGTCCCCGACAGGGAAGGCCGTCTTCGGGTCGACCGCCCAGCAGATCCTGCTGTCGGCGCCGTGTCCGGTGACGTTCGTCCGCGAGGAGTAA
- a CDS encoding geranylgeranyl reductase family protein codes for MYDFVVVGVGPAGARFARRAAEAHYDVLALEKGTIGEPLACSGHVSTDIWSYVPADAKERLLQNRVFGADFHVGGPDSPGDRFYKREEISNVIDRVELDRTLAAAAREAGADVREGHTVTSVEERPGYVEVTASVGGDEETFEARMVAGADGPVSRVRKQLDLPEPDETLHGVLAFTDEADHGDYVDVHLTAPRFFAWRIPRGDAGVEYGLAAPPGHEVNELFDRLTAEYGVETDRFCSGAIPIGPPERTVANRGFLVGDAAAQTKPFTGGGILYGMRAADVAAEVIDPQDPTTLARYEGGWREELSREIRLGHWIRRAYSLPEPVQRAGLWALSGEIGVHMDEPSSFFSREHLKKLFS; via the coding sequence ATGTACGACTTCGTCGTGGTCGGCGTCGGCCCGGCGGGCGCGCGCTTCGCTCGGCGGGCCGCGGAGGCCCACTACGACGTGCTCGCCCTCGAGAAGGGGACGATCGGCGAGCCGTTGGCCTGCTCGGGGCACGTCTCCACCGACATCTGGAGCTACGTTCCCGCCGACGCGAAGGAGCGACTGCTCCAGAACCGCGTCTTCGGCGCCGACTTCCACGTCGGCGGCCCCGACTCGCCGGGCGACCGTTTCTACAAGCGCGAGGAGATCTCGAACGTCATCGACCGCGTCGAACTCGATCGCACGCTCGCGGCGGCCGCCCGGGAGGCCGGCGCCGACGTGCGCGAGGGGCACACCGTCACGAGCGTCGAGGAGCGGCCGGGCTACGTCGAGGTGACCGCCAGCGTCGGGGGCGACGAGGAGACGTTCGAGGCGCGGATGGTCGCCGGCGCCGACGGCCCCGTCTCCAGGGTCCGGAAACAACTCGACCTCCCGGAGCCGGACGAGACGCTCCACGGCGTGCTCGCGTTCACTGACGAGGCGGATCACGGCGACTACGTCGACGTCCACCTCACCGCGCCGCGCTTCTTCGCGTGGCGCATCCCCCGCGGCGACGCCGGCGTCGAGTACGGCCTCGCCGCGCCGCCGGGCCACGAGGTGAACGAGCTGTTCGACCGGCTCACCGCGGAGTACGGCGTCGAGACCGACCGGTTCTGCTCGGGCGCGATCCCCATCGGTCCACCCGAGCGCACCGTCGCGAACCGGGGGTTCCTGGTGGGCGATGCGGCCGCCCAGACGAAGCCGTTCACCGGCGGGGGCATCCTCTACGGGATGCGTGCGGCCGACGTTGCTGCCGAGGTCATCGACCCGCAGGACCCGACCACGCTCGCGCGCTACGAGGGGGGGTGGCGCGAGGAGCTGAGTCGGGAGATCCGGCTCGGCCACTGGATTCGCCGCGCGTACTCGCTCCCGGAGCCGGTGCAGCGGGCGGGGCTGTGGGCGCTCTCCGGCGAGATCGGCGTCCACATGGACGAGCCGAGCTCGTTCTTCTCCCGGGAGCATCTGAAGAAGCTGTTCTCCTAA
- a CDS encoding DUF6432 family protein has protein sequence MRVPPEFRDRDDTQVAVLDALVGRADDGMTVLELRSGVDATIDEVEDALSALKTAGLIDVEQADSRVRIYPDDRVVPDAGEHVDDEPGLLEAIRRRLGL, from the coding sequence ATGAGGGTGCCGCCCGAGTTCCGCGACAGGGACGACACGCAGGTGGCGGTTCTCGACGCGCTCGTCGGCCGCGCCGACGACGGGATGACGGTGCTGGAGCTCCGTTCGGGCGTCGACGCGACGATCGACGAGGTCGAGGACGCGCTGTCGGCGCTGAAGACGGCCGGACTGATCGACGTCGAGCAGGCGGACAGCCGGGTCCGGATCTATCCCGACGACCGCGTCGTTCCCGACGCCGGCGAGCACGTCGACGACGAGCCCGGGCTGCTCGAAGCGATCCGACGCCGGCTCGGGCTGTGA
- a CDS encoding DUF7093 family protein, whose translation MGLRCLLGHDFSEPRTERDREVRGDEVITTITEVKECSRCGETRVVSENKEVTTAGRNRNDADGSDSTGGDGGAAADSTTAETATADATTAETATADATTAETATADATTAETADTTGTSDATGAAASDSPADETVAVDVSADDSAEDGAAVTEDGFDHPTAEPTDGSVDADVEGDAEILDADGEPAQPSESAERGHGEWPDADANRRGDDAPEGEPERGEWPDADGPHSPAEGEDEDVEFLGDDADPTAEDDAANEARTDVVPDAKRADEPGAAADPTGEDAEFIDGDGPADWPEQAVEDEGYDAELDGDDADVSVDGNLTPQVDPEVARQEDVEFIEADADAAANEESAAPAAADDGRGDVGGGDGSPTDAADAGRSTPNVELRTTVDNVDTVYVCPDCGNTERVGASSMRAGDICPECKRGYIEERELQ comes from the coding sequence ATGGGACTCAGATGTCTCCTCGGCCACGACTTCTCGGAGCCGAGGACGGAACGAGACCGCGAGGTGCGGGGGGACGAGGTCATCACCACGATCACGGAGGTGAAAGAGTGCAGTCGCTGCGGCGAGACGCGTGTCGTCTCCGAGAACAAGGAGGTAACGACGGCGGGACGGAACCGGAACGACGCCGACGGCTCCGACTCGACCGGCGGCGACGGCGGGGCGGCGGCCGATTCGACGACCGCCGAGACGGCGACCGCCGACGCGACGACCGCCGAGACGGCGACCGCCGACGCGACGACCGCCGAGACGGCGACCGCCGACGCGACGACCGCCGAGACGGCGGACACGACCGGCACCTCGGACGCGACGGGCGCCGCGGCGTCAGACTCCCCCGCCGACGAGACGGTCGCAGTCGACGTGTCAGCGGATGACAGCGCGGAGGACGGCGCGGCGGTGACCGAGGACGGCTTCGACCACCCGACCGCGGAGCCGACCGACGGCTCCGTCGACGCCGACGTCGAGGGGGACGCGGAGATCCTCGACGCCGACGGCGAGCCGGCACAGCCGTCCGAGTCGGCCGAGCGAGGCCACGGCGAGTGGCCGGACGCCGACGCGAACCGCCGCGGCGACGACGCTCCCGAGGGGGAACCCGAGCGAGGGGAGTGGCCCGACGCCGACGGCCCGCACAGCCCCGCCGAGGGCGAGGACGAGGACGTGGAGTTCCTCGGTGACGACGCCGACCCGACCGCCGAGGACGACGCCGCCAACGAGGCCCGAACGGACGTGGTCCCGGACGCGAAGCGGGCCGACGAGCCGGGCGCGGCCGCGGACCCGACCGGCGAGGACGCGGAGTTCATCGACGGCGACGGCCCCGCCGACTGGCCCGAGCAGGCGGTCGAGGACGAGGGGTACGACGCGGAACTCGACGGCGACGACGCGGACGTCTCGGTCGACGGCAACCTCACCCCGCAGGTCGATCCCGAGGTCGCACGCCAGGAGGACGTGGAGTTCATCGAGGCCGACGCCGACGCTGCTGCGAACGAGGAGTCCGCTGCTCCCGCGGCCGCTGACGACGGACGCGGCGATGTCGGCGGCGGCGACGGGAGTCCGACGGACGCAGCCGACGCCGGACGCTCGACCCCCAACGTCGAGCTACGGACGACCGTCGACAACGTCGACACTGTCTACGTCTGCCCGGACTGTGGCAACACCGAACGCGTCGGCGCCTCCTCCATGCGCGCCGGCGACATCTGTCCGGAGTGCAAGCGCGGGTACATCGAGGAGCGCGAGCTCCAGTAG
- a CDS encoding aminomethyltransferase family protein, whose product MSLVADVHADHGATFTERGGREVVADYGRPDSAVRAVRNGVGVIEMGYGVVVVEGDDRVEFVDNAVSNRVPNADGEGCYALLLDPQGAIETELFVYNAGERLLLFTPPERAGPLVDAWADKIFIDDVQLRDASAEFGVFGVHGPTSTEKIASVLNGAGSPEPERTFVRGRMNDVGVTVIASDNPTGEEGYEVVCAADEAEDVFDTLLTRGLNSAPFGYATWDTLTAEAGTPLFDTELRGRLPNVAGVRSAVDFEKGCFVGQEVVSKVENRGRPSNRLVGLLPAETPESAAAVFAGDTAVGDVTRAVDSPSLDAPIALAYLDFDAEVDDLSVRVDGDEIAAERTDLPFVEGHARSLRLPTYSEAPERT is encoded by the coding sequence ATGAGTCTCGTCGCCGACGTGCACGCCGACCACGGCGCCACCTTCACCGAGCGGGGCGGACGCGAAGTCGTCGCCGACTACGGTCGTCCCGACAGCGCCGTCCGCGCCGTCCGCAACGGCGTGGGCGTGATCGAGATGGGCTACGGCGTCGTCGTCGTCGAGGGCGACGACCGCGTCGAGTTCGTCGACAACGCCGTCTCCAATCGGGTCCCGAACGCGGACGGCGAGGGCTGTTACGCGCTGTTGCTCGACCCGCAGGGCGCGATCGAGACGGAGCTGTTCGTCTACAACGCCGGCGAGCGCCTCCTGCTGTTCACGCCGCCCGAGCGCGCGGGACCGCTCGTCGACGCGTGGGCGGACAAGATCTTCATCGACGACGTGCAGCTGCGCGACGCCAGCGCCGAGTTCGGCGTCTTCGGGGTTCACGGGCCCACCTCGACCGAGAAGATCGCCTCCGTGCTCAACGGCGCCGGGTCGCCCGAGCCCGAGCGCACGTTCGTCCGCGGCCGGATGAACGACGTGGGCGTCACGGTGATCGCGAGCGACAACCCCACCGGCGAGGAAGGGTACGAGGTCGTCTGTGCCGCCGACGAGGCCGAGGACGTGTTCGATACGCTCCTCACCCGCGGGCTGAACTCGGCACCGTTCGGCTACGCCACCTGGGACACGCTCACCGCCGAGGCGGGCACCCCGCTGTTCGACACGGAGCTACGCGGTCGGCTCCCGAACGTCGCCGGGGTCCGCTCGGCGGTCGACTTCGAGAAGGGCTGCTTCGTCGGACAGGAGGTCGTCTCGAAGGTGGAAAATCGGGGGCGACCGAGCAATCGACTCGTCGGGCTTCTCCCTGCCGAGACTCCCGAATCCGCCGCCGCCGTGTTCGCCGGCGACACCGCCGTCGGCGACGTGACCCGCGCGGTCGACTCCCCGTCGCTCGACGCGCCGATCGCGCTCGCGTACCTCGACTTCGACGCCGAAGTCGACGACCTGTCGGTCCGGGTCGACGGCGACGAGATCGCCGCCGAACGCACCGACCTTCCGTTCGTGGAGGGGCACGCTCGCTCGTTGCGCCTGCCGACGTACTCCGAGGCTCCCGAGCGGACGTAG